A part of Pararoseomonas sp. SCSIO 73927 genomic DNA contains:
- a CDS encoding ABC transporter permease: MDSILPQLLTGLAGASSLFLVASGLTIIFGVTRIVNFSHGSLMMLGAYIGWSILTRLPRDPEWFVLGVLLTALATAAIGVVLELVVLRRVYRAPELFQLLATFGVVLMLQDITLWLWGAVELPLPRPRWLRGFVEIGGSRFPLFDLILIAIGPVVLGLLWLLMNRTRWGTLVRAATLDREMVAALGVNQRTLFTAVFALGAGLAGLGGALSLPSASANLNIDLAVITDAFVVVVVGGLGSLTGAFVASLLIGVLQAFGIVLVPKITLVLVFLVMAVVLVFRPNGLLGRPQAEAREATVAAPVIRAAPPELKALGAVALLLAVAAPFLVGEYALTVLTDACVAILFAVSLHFMMGPGGMASFGHAAWFGIGAYAAGLLMQWIAAPMPVGLLAAPLVAGIVAAGFGWFVVRLSGVYLSMLTLAFAQIVWAVSFQWVEVTGGDNGLLGLVRPAWASETRVFYWLALALSVGGALLLRRILYAPYGYALRAARDSAPRAAAIGLDVKGLRIAAITVAGAACGLSGALFSYGKGSIFPTYISIAHSVEALLMVLLGGLQTVAGPIIGALVYTGLADVLMRSTDLWRLVLGAVIVTLVVAFPEGIAGAVRRLWLRGREA, from the coding sequence ATGGACAGCATCCTTCCTCAACTGCTGACCGGGCTCGCCGGGGCCTCGTCGCTTTTTCTCGTGGCGTCCGGGCTGACGATCATCTTCGGCGTCACCCGGATCGTGAACTTCTCCCACGGGTCGCTCATGATGCTCGGCGCCTATATCGGGTGGAGCATCCTCACGCGGCTGCCGCGGGACCCGGAGTGGTTCGTCCTCGGCGTCCTCCTCACCGCGCTCGCCACCGCGGCGATCGGGGTGGTGCTGGAGTTGGTGGTGCTGCGGCGGGTGTATCGCGCGCCGGAGCTGTTCCAGCTTCTCGCTACCTTCGGCGTGGTGCTGATGCTGCAGGACATCACGCTCTGGCTGTGGGGGGCGGTGGAGCTGCCCCTGCCGCGCCCGCGCTGGCTGCGGGGGTTCGTGGAGATCGGCGGCAGCCGCTTTCCGCTCTTCGACCTGATCCTCATCGCGATCGGGCCGGTGGTGCTGGGGCTGCTGTGGCTGCTGATGAACCGCACGCGCTGGGGCACGCTGGTGCGCGCCGCCACGCTGGACCGCGAGATGGTGGCGGCGCTGGGGGTGAACCAGCGCACGCTGTTCACGGCCGTGTTCGCGCTGGGCGCGGGGCTGGCGGGGCTGGGCGGCGCGCTCTCGCTGCCCAGCGCCTCGGCCAACCTCAACATCGACCTCGCGGTCATCACGGACGCCTTCGTCGTGGTGGTGGTGGGCGGACTGGGCAGCCTGACGGGGGCTTTCGTCGCCAGCCTGCTCATCGGCGTCCTCCAGGCCTTCGGCATCGTGCTGGTGCCGAAGATCACGCTGGTGCTCGTCTTCCTCGTCATGGCCGTGGTGCTGGTGTTCCGCCCCAACGGGCTGCTGGGCCGGCCGCAGGCGGAGGCGCGGGAGGCGACAGTGGCCGCGCCCGTCATCCGCGCCGCGCCGCCGGAGCTGAAGGCCCTGGGCGCCGTGGCGCTGCTGCTGGCGGTCGCCGCGCCTTTCCTGGTGGGGGAGTACGCGCTCACCGTCCTGACGGATGCCTGCGTCGCAATCCTTTTCGCCGTGTCGCTGCACTTCATGATGGGGCCGGGCGGGATGGCGAGCTTCGGCCACGCGGCCTGGTTCGGCATCGGCGCCTACGCGGCGGGGCTGCTGATGCAGTGGATCGCCGCGCCCATGCCGGTGGGGCTGCTCGCCGCGCCGCTCGTCGCGGGGATCGTGGCGGCGGGGTTCGGCTGGTTCGTGGTGCGGCTCTCCGGCGTTTACCTCTCCATGCTGACGCTCGCCTTCGCGCAGATCGTCTGGGCCGTCTCCTTCCAGTGGGTGGAGGTGACGGGGGGCGACAACGGGCTGCTGGGGCTGGTGCGGCCGGCCTGGGCCTCGGAGACGCGGGTCTTCTACTGGCTGGCGCTGGCGCTCTCGGTCGGCGGGGCGCTGCTGCTGCGGCGGATCCTCTACGCGCCCTACGGCTACGCGCTGCGGGCGGCACGGGATTCCGCCCCGCGCGCGGCGGCCATCGGGCTGGACGTGAAGGGGCTGCGGATCGCGGCCATTACCGTGGCGGGGGCGGCCTGCGGGCTGTCCGGCGCGCTGTTCTCCTACGGCAAGGGCAGCATCTTCCCGACCTACATCTCCATCGCGCACTCGGTGGAGGCGCTGCTGATGGTGCTGCTGGGCGGGCTGCAGACGGTGGCCGGGCCGATCATCGGCGCCCTCGTCTACACGGGACTGGCGGACGTGCTGATGCGCTCCACCGATCTATGGCGGCTGGTGCTGGGCGCGGTGATCGTGACCCTCGTCGTCGCCTTCCCCGAGGGTATCGCGGGGGCCGTGCGCCGGCTGTGGCTGCGGGGGCGTGAGGCATGA